One genomic window of Brienomyrus brachyistius isolate T26 chromosome 16, BBRACH_0.4, whole genome shotgun sequence includes the following:
- the LOC125710220 gene encoding signal transducer and activator of transcription 1-like: MGWASILWYNMLSSEPRNLSFFLSPPQACWSQLSEVLSWQFSSVTKRGLHSEQLSMLGDKLLGWEAAGNPEGLIPWTKFCKPLHIWLFTYSSLDLHSFVLFQP; this comes from the exons ATGGGCTGGGCCTCCATCCTCTGGTACAACATGCTCAGCAGTGAGCCCAGG AACCTGTCATTCTTCCTGAGTCCGCCCCAGGCCTGCTGGAGCCAGCTCTCCGAAGTGCTCAGCTGGCAGTTCTCCTCGGTTACCAAACGTGGGCTCCACTCCGAGCAGCTGAGCATGCTGGGTGACAAACTCCTGG GTTGGGAGGCAGCTGGGAACCCCGAAGGTCTCATTCCCTGGACCAAGTTCTGCAAG CCTCTCCATATATGGCTCTTCACTTACAGTAGTCTCGATCTCCACA GCTTTGTGCTGTTCCAGCCCTAA